A region of the Canis aureus isolate CA01 chromosome 5, VMU_Caureus_v.1.0, whole genome shotgun sequence genome:
GGGCGTGGGGCCAGAAGCGCCCTGGAAATGGGCAGTTTGGCGGCAGCCTGGCCGacaaggagtgtgtgtgtgtgtgtgtgtgtgtgtgtgtgtgtggagtagGGTCAGCTTCCTGGCCCCGCTCAGCCCGAGGCTGCCCTTCGATCTGCGCAGAGAGAGTTGGGACGGGACGGAGAGGTTTGAGACTTTGGGGGAAACAAACCCACGGAGAGGAAAGACTCGGAAAGGTCTGCGGGGCTGGAgccaggcggggcggggcgggccgggcgaggccgggccgggccgggccgggccggggtataaaggcggcggcgggggcggccgtggcgggcggcgggcggcgggcgcacGGAGGCGCGCCTAGAGCGGCTGCTGGCCTCGCCTCCCGGGCCGCCCCTGCGAGTCCCGGGCGCGTGAGCACGCCTGCGCGCGCCCGGGCCCTTCCTGGCAGGCTGCTTGTAAGATGAGTGAAGGagcaggtgggggagaggggaggcagcgAGCGAGAGGGCGAGGGGAGCGCGGGCGCTGAGCGGCGCTCACTTGGAGCGCGGCGAGCTAGCGAGACGAGCCTGATCCATGTCCCTCGCTGCCTCCCTGCCAGGCGCGCGAAGATGATGGCCATGAACGCCAAGCAGCCTTTCGGCATGCACCCGGTGCTTCAAGAACCCAAATTCTCCAGCCTGCACTCCGGTTCCGAGGCCATGCGCCGAGTCTGTCTCCCAGCCCCGCAGGTACGTAGTGGAGCATAATTACCGCTCTAAGGCACATTTTTTGACAGGCACTAGCTTCATGTTTTTTTCATGTCGCCCAGAACAATCGCCGCTGTCTGAacccctctccctgtctcccccgCGCTCTCTCCCGGCGCGCGCTCTCTCTCATTCATGTCTCTCTGATCCACACGTCTGTTCCAGCAGAGCCTCTGTCTCCGTATTAATTTTTATGACCTGAGCTTTGAGGAGAGGCATCTCGGTTgcttgaaaatgtgttttaatcCTGAGTTGACAGTATTCCCCACTGACCGTGCTGTGCGCCTTCTCGCTTGCAGCTGCAGGGTAATATATTTGGAAGCTTTGATGAGAGCCTGCTGGCACGCGCCGAAGCTCTGGCGGCGGTGGATATCGTCTCCCACGGCAAGAACCATCCGTTCAAGCCCGACGCCACCTACCATACCATGAGCAGCGTGCCCTGCACGTCCACTTCGTCCACCGTGCCCATTTCCCACCCGGCCGCGCTCACCTCGCACCCGCACCACGCCGTGCACCAGGGCCTCGAAGGCGACCTGCTGGAGCACATCTCTCCCACGCTGAGCGTGAGCGGTTTGGGCGCCCCGGAGCACTCGGTGATGCCGGCGCAGATCCACCCGCACCACCTGGGCGCCATGGGCCACCTGCACCAGGCCATGGGCATGAGTCACCCACATGCCGTGGCGCCTCACAGCGCCATGCCCGCGTGCCTCAGCGACGTGGAGTCGGACCCGCGAGAGCTCGAGGCCTTCGCCGAGCGCTTCAAGCAGCGGCGCATCAAGCTGGGGGTGACCCAGGCGGACGTGGGCGCGGCTCTAGCCAACCTCAAGATCCCCGGCGTAGGCTCGCTCAGCCAGAGCACCATTTGCAGGTTCgagtctctcactctctcacacaACAACATGATCGCGCTCAAGCCGGTGCTCCAGGCCTGGCTGGAGGAAGCCGAGGCCGCCTACCGAGAGAAGAACAGCAAGCCGGAGCTCTTCAACGGCAGTGAGCGGAAGCGCAAACGCACGTCCATCGCGGCGCCCGAGAAGCGCTCCCTGGAAGCCTACTTCGCCATCCAGCCGCGGCCCTCCTCCGAGAAGATCGCGGCCATCGCTGAGAAACTGGACCTCAAAAAGAACGTAGTGAGGGTCTGGTTTTGCAaccagagacagaaacagaaacgAATGAAGTACTCGGCTGTCCACTGACTGCGGCGGGGCGCAGCGTCCGGGGCCCGGAGAGCTGAGTGTACACCCCACCCCCGGAGTGGGGGGGAGCGGTTGTGGGGGACTCCAAGACGTTTCCTGGCAGGTCAGGCTCTCTCCCCCCCAAGCCACAGACCTTCCCCTTTCTCCCACCTGGTTGCCTCCcggccttctctttctcttctttcctttctgttcccacCAGAAAAGTCACGgcgctgaggaaaaaaaaaaaaaaaaaaaaaaaaaaatcacgaagGGCAGGCCTGGAGGGACCGGCGCTGTCCGTGGTGCTGAAAATCGCCCTCGCGCGCTGCGCTGCGCTGCGCGACCTCAGGGCAGGAGCCCAAACGCTGGCGAGAGCGAATTGGCCCGACCGCACGACTCCGAGGTGCAGGCGCCACTTCGCTAAGCGCGATTAGACAAAGGGTGAAGGGATGGGAAGGCAGTGATAGATAATAATACGAAGTCTAACTGGGGCACAAACATGTACTGGAGATTTATTTAgagtatataaaatacatgtatgttTCCAAAGGATAGCCTTATACTCCTTTCCCCCTCCAAAATTTTAGCCATCTCATCCTTTGGTTTGCTGTAAATTCTCTAACGTAGCATGGATTAGGTTCAGGGAAAGTGTGCGTGGAGTTTTGAGGTCCTGGCTGTTCTCTGCGGTAAGTCGGGCTTCAGAAAATTGGGCCCTTTCGGCGACCGAAAACGCCGGGATGGCGTAGCTGGTTGCAAGCAGCAGCTGTCAACTGCTCTGGCTCATCCTCCCCGATCTGATGGTGTTTGAGGGGGTAATTACTGCCTGCTGGAGAGCCAGCGGGGATCGGTAGTGCTCTGGACAGACTGAGGACCGTCTGACCCCAGCTCGCTGCTCCAGCCAGATTCCCAGCGCAGCATAGGGATGGCTTTTCAACATAATTGTAACTTCTCTGAATCATATGCAAGTCCTTCCAACACGTCTAACCTCATTGCGATTTTATTCTTGCTGTTAGCACTGTTATTTCCTATTATGCCCTCATATGGGTGTCTCCTGGTGGAGGTTCAATTATGGTTTTGGGCGGAAAGAGGAGCCAGACTGCTGGCCTGGACCCTTCTCACCCATGTCCCGCTGGCCCCATCACATTTTATCTTTCGTTGCTTCATGTAATTTGAGtgttgctgtgtgacctttggtTTTGTTCTCCAAAtagatacaaataaaatattaagttttcttctctctttaccCCTTGAAttaacttctaaaataaatactttatttttcaacCCGAATCGCagtgcttttctttctcagaggTTAAGGAGTGCTAGTCTTGGAAAGGATTTAAACGTGAGAACCCATAAGGGTTGGGTTCTCACTTCTAGCAGGCCATTCTCTGCCCATCTCCTCTCCTCTTCATACTCAGCCTCACCTTCTCACTCTGATCTCGCCTAGGGAGACCTGGAAGACTCCCGACCTCAGGGTTACAAGGCACTTGCTTCCACACTTCCCTGCATTCGAATCTACCAGCCTCTGTTCGCTCAACTTGATTCAGACCCGTGGCAAACTTTGAGGCCTGACTGATGGGAGTAGAAGCCCCCAGTACTTCCACTCAGTGGCTGAATGATCCTGAAGCTAATTTCTTACCTTTTCTAAGCCTCGATTGCTTGTCTGAAGGATGAAGAGGTGAATATCTACCCCACAAGGTTATTCTTaggattaaataaatttgtttattttaggcaaataaatttgtttattttagtgcTTGGTGCTTAAGATGACACATTATTTCAGAAGATTCAAATGACTGGCTAGGAAGTGAGTGGAtagatgcagagagggaggaaagtgtTCTTCGCTGGGACAGAGTGCTTTGAGACTCCTTGGGGTCACTTCAGAAACTCATTTAAAACTGTCACCCACGAACCTACCACCCTATGATCTATCTTGTCTTCTCTGTGGAGTTCTAAATGATATATCTGCTGCAAAGATTTCTAGTATAGTGCCTTGCGCATAGTAGGTTCTCAACATATGGCTGTTcccttctctctcactccctttaaaagggtggggggagaagaaaCCTTTTTATTTGCGAGCTGCAGAAACACCTTTAtg
Encoded here:
- the POU4F3 gene encoding POU domain, class 4, transcription factor 3, producing the protein MMAMNAKQPFGMHPVLQEPKFSSLHSGSEAMRRVCLPAPQLQGNIFGSFDESLLARAEALAAVDIVSHGKNHPFKPDATYHTMSSVPCTSTSSTVPISHPAALTSHPHHAVHQGLEGDLLEHISPTLSVSGLGAPEHSVMPAQIHPHHLGAMGHLHQAMGMSHPHAVAPHSAMPACLSDVESDPRELEAFAERFKQRRIKLGVTQADVGAALANLKIPGVGSLSQSTICRFESLTLSHNNMIALKPVLQAWLEEAEAAYREKNSKPELFNGSERKRKRTSIAAPEKRSLEAYFAIQPRPSSEKIAAIAEKLDLKKNVVRVWFCNQRQKQKRMKYSAVH